The Rhodobacter sp. genome segment GCCAGGGTGACCATCGGGTCCTCGGCGCCCGCGGCCATCCGCAGGGGCACCCGCACCCGACGCAAAAGGTCGGGCACGCTGGCATCGGCGGCGGAAAAGACGCCCGGATTCATCGCCAGCGCATAGCCGCCCTCGACCGCCGTGACGCCGCCGGCCATTTCGGGCGCCTCCGGGGCCACCAGCCCGTGCAGACCGGCGATCCTGGCGTATCGCTCCTGCGCGTCGTCGCGTGTGGCAAAGACCCTGGCGGGGCGCTGCGCGGCAGCCCGGGCGCCGGCCAGATCGGCCTCGGACCAGGTCAGCTTGACCCCCAGCGTCACCAGCCGCGCGGGCAGGGGGCCGAACAGCCCGCCCGCCAGCAACGCACCGACGACGCCGCCAAAGGAATGTCCCAGCAGCGTGACCCGCGCGGGGTCCTCGTCGCGCAGCAGGGTGGCGACGTCGGCGGCGTGGAGTCCGAAGCCGAAGGGCCCCGCCGAAGGCGAGCGCCCGTGCCCGCGCAGGTCGGGCGCGATCCAGCGCCGGCCCCGGGCCTCGATCGCCCGGGCGAGCCGGTGCCAGACCGCCCCGGTCGCGCCCAGCCCGTGCAGCAGCACGACCAGATCGGCGCCGGTTCCCCCCCGTTCCACATGCAGCCCCAGGCCTGTCATCGCGCGCCCCCTCGCGGTTGTGTCGGGCCGCACTATGGGCGCGGCGCAGAGGGCTGGCAACCCGCGCTCAGCCCCGCGCGGCGGCGATGGCCAGCCCGTCCACGACGGCGGTGAGGGCATCGACGCCGCGCAGGCTGGCGGTGGGGCACAGCGCGCGCATCGCCGCGCCGACCATACGCATCCGGCTGGAGCCGCCGACCAGGATCACCTCGTCCACCGCGTCGGCGCGGACCCCGGCCCGTGCCAGGGTCTCGGCCGCGGCCGCCTGCAAGGCCGCGCACTGGCTGGCGAGCACGTCGTCGATATCGGCGCGGCGGATCGCGATGCCCAGGCCGGGCTCGATCGTGGCCATCGCGATGGTCCCGGCGCCGGCGTCGTTCGCGGCGATCTTTGCGGCCTCGACCGCGAAGGCGAGGGTGTGGCCCAACTCGTCCTCGAGCACCGTGCACAGCCGGGCCATGGCCCGCCCATCGACGGCCAGGCGGGCCATCGCGGCCGCCTGACGGCGCGGTTCGGGCGCATAGAGAAACGGAATCCGCGCCCAGGTGGCCAGATCGACATACAGCGCGCGCGGCACCGGCAATAGCGCGCTGCCCATCTCGCGCCTGAGCGCCCCGCCCAAGCCCAGCAGCGGCATCGCATGGGCCAGCGACAGCGCGGTGTCGAAGTCGGTGCCACCCAGCCGGATGCCGTGGCTGGCCAGGATCCGGGGGCGGGGGGCCTGATGGCGGAACAGCGTGAAATCCGATGTTCCGCCGCCGATGTCCACCACCAGCCCCAGCCCGCCGCCGGCATGGTGGCAGGCCAGCATGGCGGCCTCGGGCTCGGGCAGAAAGGCGATCTCGGTGAAGCCGGCGGCCTGGTAGCAGGCCCTGAGGTCTGCCTCGGCGCGGGCATCGCGTTCGGGTTGGTCGTGGAAATGCACGGGACGGCCCGACAGCACGCGGGTAAAGGTCTGGCCTGTGGCCGCCGTGGCCGACGTGCGCAGGGTGGCCAGAAAGGCGGTGACGACCTCGGCCAGGGTGCGGCGGCGCCCGGCGATCAGGCGCGGTTCATGCAGCA includes the following:
- a CDS encoding alpha/beta fold hydrolase — translated: MTGLGLHVERGGTGADLVVLLHGLGATGAVWHRLARAIEARGRRWIAPDLRGHGRSPSAGPFGFGLHAADVATLLRDEDPARVTLLGHSFGGVVGALLAGGLFGPLPARLVTLGVKLTWSEADLAGARAAAQRPARVFATRDDAQERYARIAGLHGLVAPEAPEMAGGVTAVEGGYALAMNPGVFSAADASVPDLLRRVRVPLRMAAGAEDPMVTLAEMTAIAPAARLLPGQLHNAQITAPEAVLALLDP
- a CDS encoding Hsp70 family protein: MPTLAIDFGTSNSAVALAHPGGVWRLPIEGHDTVPTAVFFPEQGGAMRIGNAAARALAAGDEGRYMRALKSVLGLPLLHEPRLIAGRRRTLAEVVTAFLATLRTSATAATGQTFTRVLSGRPVHFHDQPERDARAEADLRACYQAAGFTEIAFLPEPEAAMLACHHAGGGLGLVVDIGGGTSDFTLFRHQAPRPRILASHGIRLGGTDFDTALSLAHAMPLLGLGGALRREMGSALLPVPRALYVDLATWARIPFLYAPEPRRQAAAMARLAVDGRAMARLCTVLEDELGHTLAFAVEAAKIAANDAGAGTIAMATIEPGLGIAIRRADIDDVLASQCAALQAAAAETLARAGVRADAVDEVILVGGSSRMRMVGAAMRALCPTASLRGVDALTAVVDGLAIAAARG